In Aegilops tauschii subsp. strangulata cultivar AL8/78 chromosome 3, Aet v6.0, whole genome shotgun sequence, one genomic interval encodes:
- the LOC109749225 gene encoding uncharacterized protein, translating to MTENHRFWGVVVKPGETVKCDPGDSHYHISTITLETGKAEENVQVFVKIDDTRIMLATLSVDNHPHVLADLVFKREFELLHSSMTSNISFMGYKFDIIKRSHSCTKQGADSDEEVPLAIPLDFNTDGYKNNEATHGANNLIVPRPADAPSPIPKAKVEGTNSPGKRKGDDKDKTGTQNSSDGVDNESSDQDVDYPRKKTKDDYNPMETPLNTPQGKRAKIATPTTGNKTGYVHVATPHPAAKQARKSGDHVHVATPHPAAKQAGKSGDHVHVATPHPAAKQARKSGDHVHAATPHPAAKQAHKSGDHVHVATPHPAAKQAHKSGDHVHVATPHPAAKQAHKSGDHVHVATPHPAAKQARKSGDHVHVATPHPAAKHARKTPENNDDKSKQSAGHVCNSCNRTFSSLKGLGDHSRAKHGDAK from the exons ATGACGGAGAACCACCGCTTCTGGG GAGTTGTCGTCAAACCTGGAGAGACAGTGAAGTGTGACCCAGGAGATTCACATTATCACATTTCGACG ATAACATTGGAGACTGGCAAGGCAGAAGAGAATGTGCAAGTTTTCGTGAAAATTGACGATACAAGGATTATGCTTGCCACACTTTCAGTTGATAATCATCCTCATGTTTTAGCTGATCTGGTGTTCAAAAGGGAGTTTGAGCTGTTGCACTCCTCAATGACCAGCAACATCAGCTTTATGGGCTACAAATTTGATATTATCAAAAG ATCGCACTCATGTACTAAACAAG GTGCTGATTCTGATGAGGAGGTTCCATTGGCTATTCCACTAGACTTCAATACAGACG GTTACAAAAACAATGAAGCTACACATGGTGCCAATAATCTTATTGTACCAAGGCCTGCTGATGCTCCATCCCCTATACCAAAGGCTAAAGTTGAAGGAACAAATAGTCCTGGAAAGCGAAAGGGAGATGATAAG GATAAGACTGGTACGCAGAATTCCAGTGATGGCGTTGATAATGAGAGTTCTGATCAAGATGTGGATTATCCTCGAAAG AAAACAAAGGATGATTATAATCCAATGGAAACACCTCTGAATACACCCCAGGGGAAGAGGGCAAAGATAGCAACACCAACTACGGGCAACAAAACTG GCTATGTCCATGTTGCGACCCCTCATCCAGCAGCAAAACAGGCTCGTAAGTCAGGTGACCATGTCCACGTTGCGACCCCTCATCCGGCAGCAAAACAGGCTGGTAAGTCAGGTGACCATGTCCACGTTGCGACCCCTCACCCGGCAGCAAAACAGGCTCGTAAGTCAGGTGACCATGTCCACGCCGCGACCCCTCATCCGGCAGCAAAACAGGCTCATAAGTCAGGTGACCATGTCCACGTCGCGACCCCTCATCCGGCAGCAAAACAGGCTCATAAGTCAGGTGACCATGTCCACGTCGCGACCCCTCATCCGGCAGCAAAACAGGCTCATAAGTCAGGTGACCATGTCCACGTCGCGACCCCTCATCCGGCAGCAAAACAGGCTCGTAAGTCAGGTGACCACGTCCACGTCGCGACCCCTCATCCAGCAGCAAAACATGCAAGGAAGACACCTGAAAACAACGATGACAAGTCTAAGCAATCCGCTGGTCATGTCTGCAACTCATGCAACAG GACTTTCAGCTCCTTGAAGGGTCTTGGAGATCATTCCAGGGCGAAGCATGGCGACGCCAAGTAA
- the LOC109749303 gene encoding uncharacterized protein has translation MKFWGVEVKPGQTVYCDPGEGRVVHLTQVALGEAEKGSVGILVSAKIGDQKGAIGTLSAENHPHIPCDLIFEKQFELSHSSKTASVFACGYKIFVPICESDSSELDSSEFDSSESDSSESDSSEDEVETVNNQVTNRIVGNVVKPPTTKDDKKVTDKPDSGEDDSDFSSDSDDVSVFADDNYADDGYSSLDTDSEEDGTGSEEMDTSSKEEDKDSPKTEDGKKAVAETALKTPASDDTSSKEGSGDEENKNTPKPEDGKKTAAETALKTPASTASSGPCALQPEDGEKTVAAETDLKTPASDDTSNKEDTNDQEDKSTPKPEVGGKRAAETALETPAPDKKAKIETPSGQDADDKKTVHVATPHPAKQADKAPAGNSKQNLKSKYVGGAHACKSCSRTFGSVSALQSHEKAKHA, from the exons ATGAAGTTCTGGG GTGTGGAAGTGAAGCCGGGACAGACAGTTTATTGCGACCCTGGTGAAGGGCGTGTTGTTCATCTCACACAG GTTGCCCTGGGTGAAGCAGAGAAAGGAAGTGTCGGCATACTAGTATCTGCTAAAATTGGTGATCAAAAGGGGGCCATTGGAACTCTGTCGGCTGAAAATCACCCTCATATTCCTTGTGATTTGATCTTTGAGAAACAGTTTGAGCTATCACACAGTTCAAAAACTGCCAGTGTGTTTGCGTGTGGTTACAAGATTTTTGTGCCTATCTGCGAGTCTGATTCTAGCGAGCTTGATTCTAGCGAGTTTGATTCCAGTGAGTCTGATTCCAGCGAGTCTGATTCTAGCGAAGATGAAGTGGAAACTGTAAACAATCAAGTGACCAATCGTATTGTCG GCAATGTGGTAAAGCCTCCAACAACAAAGGATGATAAAAAGGTTACAGATAAACCTGACAGTGGTGAGGATGATAGTGACTTTTCTTCAGATTCAGATGATGTAAGTGTGTTCGCTGATGATAAT TATGCCGATGATGGGTACAGTAGCTTAGATACCGATTCTGAAGAGGACGGTACCGGTAGTGAAGAGATGGATACCAGTAGCAAAGAGGAGGACAAAGACAGTCCTAAG ACTGAGGATGGCAAGAAGGCGGTGGCCGAGACTGCCTTGAAGACACCTGCCTCTGACGATACCAGTAGCAAAGAGGGTTCAGGTGATGAGGAAAACAAGAACACTCCTAAG CCCGAGGATGGCAAGAAGACGGCGGCCGAGACTGCCTTGAAGACACCTGCCTCGACAGCATCATCTGGCCCTTGTGCACTACAGCCCGAGGATGGCGAGAAGACAGTGGCCGCCGAGACTGACTTGAAGACACCTGCCTCTGACGATACCAGTAACAAGGAGGATACAAATGATCAGGAAGACAAAAGCACTCCTAAG CCTGAGGTTGGCGGGAAGAGGGCGGCCGAAACCGCCTTGGAGACGCCTGCTCCTGACAAGAAGGCAAAGATTGAAACACCATCTGGCCAGGACGCCG ATGACAAGAAGACTGTCCATGTGGCAACTCCCCATCCAGCAAAGCAGGCCGACAAGGCGCCTGCAGGGAACAGCAAGCAAAACCTCAAGTCCAAATATGTCGGCGGCGCCCACGCCTGCAAGTCGTGCAGCAG GACATTCGGCAGTGTTTCAGCGCTCCaatcgcatgagaaggccaagcacgcTTGA